From Salvelinus sp. IW2-2015 linkage group LG18, ASM291031v2, whole genome shotgun sequence, a single genomic window includes:
- the tacr2 gene encoding substance-K receptor, producing MDTTSKPFNLSTTIYFQDYGNETTINRFEQPDWQVALWAIAYSLIVIVSVTGNVTVIWIILAHKRMRTVTNYFIVNLAFSDVSMATFNTVFNFVYAIHNDWYFGLGYCRFQNFYPITAMFSSIYSMAAIAVDRYMAIIYPLKPRLSSTSTKIVIGLIWAVAFSLAFPQCYYSVTQHYPPRTICMVNWPDDYGGKHHLTYQIAMIILIYLLPLLVMLITYSLIGQTLWGSEIPGEASXHYQNQIHAKRKVVKMMIVVVMTFALCWLPYHIYFILGSFNKEIYMQTYIQQVYLAIFWLAMSSTIYNPIIYCCLNQRFRSGFRHAFSWLPFIKVSEEDKMELQHTQTFRMTRSYRTENTKGTVVRHNSTQHDDHTTVKLMKC from the exons ATGGATACAACTTCGAAACCGTTCAACCTCTCAACAACCATATATTTTCAGGATTATGGAAACGAGACGACCATCAATCGTTTTGAACAGCCGGATTGGCAAGTGGCACTGTGGGCAATTGCTTATTCACTGATAGTGATTGTGTCTGTCACAGGAAATGTCACTGTAATTTGGATAATTTTGGCGCACAAAAGAATGAGGACAGTGACTAACTATTTTATAGTAAATCTTGCATTCTCGGACGTTTCGATGGCTACTTTTAACACTGTCTTCAATTTTGTTTATGCTATACACAACGACTGGTACTTCGGGTTGGGATACTGTAGGTTTCAGAACTTCTATCCCATCACAGCCATGTTTTCAAGCATTTACTCTATGGCAGCTATTGCGGTTGACAG ATACATGGCCATAATTTACCCTTTGAAACCAAGGCTGTCCTCCACATCCACCAAGATTGTGATTGGTCTCATCTGGGCGGTGGCATTCTCCCTGGCTTTCCCCCAGTGCTACTACTCTGTCACCCAGCATTATCCACCACGGACCATCTGCATGGTCAACTGGCCTGATGACTATGGTGGGAAACACCATCTCAC ATACCAGATAGCTATGATCATACTGATCTACCTGCTCCCCCTGCTGGTGATGTTGATCACCTACAGCCTTATTGGCCAGACACTGTGGGGCAGTGAGATACCGGGGGAGGCCTCAGAWCACTACCAGAATCAGATCCACGCCAAACGCAAG GTGGTGAAGATGATGATAGTGGTGGTGATGACCTTCGCCCTGTGCTGGCTGCCCTACCACATCTACTTCATCCTGGGCAGCTTCAACAAGGAAATCTACATGCAGACGTACATCCAGCAGGTATACCTGGCCATCTTCTGGCTGGCCATGAGCTCCACCATATACAACCCCATCATCTACTGCTGCCTCAACCAAAG ATTCCGCTCGGGGTTCCGTCACGCTTTCAGCTGGTTACCCTTCATAAAGGTGTCGGAGGAGGACAAGATGGAATTGCAGCACACACAGACCTTCAGGATGACACGCAGCTATCGCACTGAGAACACCAAGGGTACTGTGGTCCGCCACAACTCCACCCAACACGATGACCACACCACAGTCAAGCTCATGAAATGCTAA